The following DNA comes from Hahella chejuensis KCTC 2396.
ACAGCCAGCCTTCTTTCGTCCACAAATAGGTGATGTCGCCCGCCCACTTCTGATTAATGGCTGTCGCCTTAAAATCCTGCTGAAGAAGATTTTCCGCCACGGGCAGATTATGCCCGGAATAAGTGGTGGCTTTAAATTTTCTGGCCACCTTTACTCTCAAACCCTGGCGTGGCATGCTCTTGGTCACCATTTTACAGTTCGCCTGGACTCCCAGTTGCGCCAAGTCTTTGGTCAGCCGGAGTAACCCCTACGCTTTTTTAGCTTTCTTCACTTCACGTATTTGGCGAAGTACGCTGCGGTTTTTTTTAACACGGCAAGCTCTTTCGTCTGGTCAGCCAACTGACGCTTCAGGCGGGCGTTTTCCTGCGCTAACTGTGGCTCTGTTTCCCCTCGCTCCTGAGTCAGTCGCTCCTTATGGCGCCAATTGGAAAGTTGTGACTCGTGGAGACCTAATTGCCTTGCAGCGGCGCTCACGCCGATACGTAGAGCTAACGCCAGGGCTTCCTCCTTGTACTCGTCGGAATAACGTTGGCGAGATTTGGAGTTTCTGTTTGCTCATAGTTCACCTTAGTAGCGTAGTTTACTCGCTTAACAGGGTGTCTATCATTGGTGGGCAGGACCATGCCGGCTACCTTTCATGGTTTAAAAAATATGAGCTATGCCCCTGATTATCATGAAAAATGATGCTTAATCGCTTTTCAAATTTTAACTAACTTGGCAGAATCTCCCGTAACAAGGAATCTTCCCGCCGGCATGGAGCACGCTAAATCGTCGCCCTGTTGAAAGAGCTTGGAAGCCTTTTGAATCTGCTACTCACAAGGAGACGTTATGCATGGATAAGGCTGTTTATTTTATAAGCGGTCATCTCGATCTTACTCCACAAGAGTTCGAGCAACACTACGCACCCGCTATTGACCAGGCGCTGGAAAACCAAGCCAGCTTTGTTATCGGAGACGCCCGCGGCGCGGACAAACTGGCGCAAGACTACCTTTACGGCAAATCCAACGCGGTCACCGTCTATCACATGTTCGACACACCCAGAAATAACCCCGGATTTCCCACCCGAAGCGGCTTCACCTCCGATAACCAACGAGATAAACAGATGACCGCCGACTCTACCTGCGACATCGCCTGGGTCAGGCCAGGGAGGGAGAAGTCAGGGACGGCTAGGAATTTGGCGCGTAGACAATGTAGATAAGGTACTAGATGGCGGCGAATATATCGGTTTCTAGTCATGTTATTGGTCATCGGGACCCCTAGCGCAGAAGTTTTTAGGCAGTAATGGTCGTTTTGGCATATTTAATAAAGTGAAAAAGACGACAGGCTAAGCATGATTTTCTGAAATAGACGAAACCCAAACCTATACTGCTTTAAGGTGAAGTCTAAATTTTATGGAATGACTTTGTAGTGTTGTATGTGTCGATATATGTTTTTTATATATAAGTATAATTTTATCTTCTTTTTGTGTTGAAAGAGAATTATTTGGTTGTAATTTTGTCCCGTTAAGAATGAGGTATTTATAATGAACTACTTGCAAGAAGATCTTACGACAGAAGACTGTTTGATGATACAAGATACTATTTTAAATCATCGAGGGGATTCTAAAGGTGGAAGGATGATAACCAGGGGCGCTTTGCCAAGACAATCTTCCACGTATGCGACGCCTTTGGGTGAGATATACGAAGGAGATTATTGGGTTGTAGATAGAGAAAATGATTCTTGGCTTGTTCAGCTAGATCCGGGGATGCCAGAAATAACGGTGTTTGTGTTGTTCTATAGAGGTGGTTTATATGAGGTGAAGAGTCTTTATCGAAATGCTTCAACTCTGGAGTCCTTGGTGTATATAGAAAATATTGAGGATCGAGAGATAGTGGAACAGGTGGTAATAAAAGCGATCGATGAGCTAGGTCGAACGATGAGTTTTAAAGGAGAGTAGCAATGAGCTTTGGATTCGAGGAAGCGAAGGAAATAATAAAAAAAATAAATAGGGATGTTAGGGCTGGTAAGGCTGATCCATTATCTATTGAAGAAATAATGGATATAGTTGGGAAAACTTCAGGGGAGATTGTCGATAAGGTCGGTGCTGAGGGTAAGCCCTATTTACTTTATAGTGGCACTATGCCAAATGGTGAGGCCGCATATAATGTAATGTATGCTATGAGGAATGAAGGTGAGGCACTGGTCCTTTCGCAAAGCCATATTGGGAAGCTCGCGAATAATGGCGTAGTAAATAATGCTATTGAGTATGCTATTAAGAAGGAGTTGTTTAATGATCCATTAGTTAAGGATCTGAGTGAAAGTCAAAATAAGGCTTTTAAGGAAAAGATGAATGTTCTCCTCTATGGAACAGATCTTTCCGGTGCCAGAAGGATAAATAATAGCCTGTTTGATGTAGCTTGTGCAAAATTCGTTAGTGAGGCAGACGGGGACTTTACTCTAGTTTTCCCTGAGCTGCCAAAAGAAACGAGCGTATTTTCCGTTGCAGAGCTTCCTGCGCTACTTGAAAGTGGTAAGGGCAGAAATTTTAAAGTTGATGGCGTATCTATAAAAGAGCTCATTGACTTAGATGCCTCTCAGGGTCTAGATGCAGTTAAAAGAGCTGTGACTTCTAATTCGATAGCTATATATGGGGCATCAGGATTATTTACCGGGATCACAAAGGGGGATACTCACACTGAGCCGAACTATGATAAAAAGTATATTGAAAACTGGAAGGAGATAACTAATAAAATAAAAGATTCTGAGAGTCGTCTTCTAATAAAAAATATCGACGGTGTCGATGTTATTGTTCCGGATGGGAATATATTAATCTGGAATGAAGAGCAACTGCAGCATTATCGAGAGTTTTTAGAAAAAGCGTCGCCTGATGTTAAGGACGTTATATCTGGAAACTGGACAACACTTAAGGAGACTGGACTCAAGTTTGGAGGGAAAATACTTAAGTGTGTAGGGTTCGTTGGTGGTTTAGCAGCAAGTGGATTGGTGGCGGCGGAAGTTGGTGTTGCGATTGAGGCAGGGGACCATGAGAAAGCTCGCCAGATAATGGAAGAGTTTGCGATTGAGACTGCTGGATCGGAGGTAGGGTTTAAGATCGGAGCCATAGTTGGTGGGTTAGTGGTTGGCATCGCGGAACTATCTGGCCCATATGCAATTGCAGTCATAGGCCTGAGCGCTTTAGTCGGTGGATATTTTGGAGGTGAATATGCCGTCGAATTTCATACATGGCTAAATGAGTTGAGTGATGAATATAAAAGTGAAATTGTAAAGAGATATTCTGAGTTATTATTTGGCCCGGACTATTCAAAGGCCCCAGAGACAGCTTTGCAAGCATTGACCTTTGAATCTATTGGGAACAGTGTTCAGCTACTAAATGCGGACGCTAATGAAGTGATAGCCAAAGCTATGAGTAGTGAAGCTTGGCGATATGCATTAGTAAAACTAAACCCTTTTATCGTTGAAGGTGCAGACTATAAAAAACATAATGTTGATGGAATTTTAGATTTATATGACCCTAAAACAGGCTTAGGAAGTATTTCAGACGAATGGCTTAAGGTTAGAGCCAGATTTTTGACGATGAATACCCTTTATATAGAGTCCGGTGATACAGATGGAGTTTTGGACTTTGCGTTATTCGGTGGCTTCACTCATGTTGGCGGTGATTGGCACTTTGTTGACGATATGGGGAAAGAGCGGTATGAGCTTACACTGGACGGCCTGGATGGGGGCTTAAGTCCCACACGTGAATTTTATTTCAGTGGTACTGGTAATGATACGTACTCCGGTGGAGAGGGTGATGACTACCTGTTTGGCAATGCTGGCAATGATTCTCTGTCTGGAGGAGAGGGCATTGATTATTTGGAAGGCGGCGATGGCTCCGACACCCTCGAAGGCGGAGAAGGTTTCGACACCTATGTCTCGGATAGTTCCGATACGCTGAAAGATTCTGACGGCAAAGGAACCGTCAAACTGGAAGACACTACGCTTGTGGGTGGAACTCGCAAAGAAGATGATCCGGAGAATATTTATAAGAGTAAAGACGGCCGCTTTACTTATGAATTGAATGGATCGGTGCTTACCATCAACGGCGGCCTGACCATCAACGATTTCTCCAACGGCGATCTCGGCATTCGTTTGGAAACCGAGGAAGAGCCGGAGGAGCCGCCCGAGCATGATCCTGATAACTCTGTTGTGCGACGTGATCCGCTGGCGTTTGACTTGGATAACAGCGGCGCGGTCGAAACCTCCGCCCTCGCGGCTTCCACTACTTATTTCGATATCGACAGCGATGGCATCGCTGAAAGGGTCGGCTGGATCAACGCGCGGGATGGCCTGCTGGTCAATGACTTGAACGAGAATGGCTCCATTGATGATATCAACGAGCTGTTCGGCGGCGCGAATGTAGATGGATTTGAAGCTCTGCGAGTCGCTGGCGATGAGAATGAAGACGGCGTGATCGACGCTAAGGACGCCATCTATTCCAAACTGCAGGTATGGACTGACACTAACCAGGATGGTCTGAGTCAGGAAGGCGAGCTGCACTCTTTACAAGACCTGGGGATTGAAGCGATCAAGCTCGACCATGAAACGGTCGATAAAGACAGCAACGGCAACCGCATCATTGCAGAAGGTTCGATTATCCGTAACGGTGAAGAGGCGTACGCCGCCGCATTCGACCTGCAATTGGACAACCGCATCACCAAAGACCCCGGTTCCCACACTCTGAACCAAAGTGTATTGCAGGATTTGTTGCAGCGAGGCATTCAACTGCCGCTCCTGCGAGGTTTCGGCAGCGTCAAAGATTTACAAACGGTTTATGCACAGAACGAAACTACCTTGGCTTTGGTGCAATCGTTGGCTAATTCCGACGCTAAAACCGTCTACGACAACTTTGAAAAAGTGCTCGCGGACTGGTCAGGACTGACCGCACTGCGGGAGCAGGCGGGTCTGGATACCAGCAAGCCTCTGTCTACGCCGGAAAAATTGTGGATTCTGGAAAGCTTCTCTGGCCTATCCCAGTTCAAGGAAACCATAGAAAGCCAGTTCGCAGAAGGCAAGTCGCCCTATGTGAGCCGCATCAATACCAGTTACCTGAACGAGCGTTTCCATGCTTTGAGCATGCACTTCGCCAATCGCTTTTTGGCGCAGTCTGTGCTGGCGGACGCTTTTTCCGGCGCGTTGTATTCCATCAGCAGTAACAAAATGATGGTGACTGACGGGGAAAAACTGCAGGCGTCTCTGGCTGAGTACGCCAAAAATGTTAGCTCCAAAGACGACGCTGCGTTGCTTGCGCAGGTGTACAGCGCATTCCGCACGCAGTTGAATATTGATGAAAATGCAGTCGCAGCCCAGTTGCAGGGCCATGAAAACGCCTCCGTGTTTCATGATTTGCTGACCGGCGCGCTGCAGGACGTCAGCATTTGGAATAACAACTATTCCGGCTCGGAAGGCCACTCCTACATTATTGGTTCCGCAGGCGCAGACCGTCTGAACGGCAATGGCGGCGATGATGTACTGGAAGGTCGTGAAGGCAGTGACACGCTGACTGGCGGCAAAGGCTCAGATCGCATCGTCGGCGGCGTCGGCGACGACAACCTGCAAGGCGGTGAAGGCGATGACCGCTATGAATTCAGCGCGGGGGACGGCAGAGACGTCATCAACAATTCCAATGCAGCGGGCGAGGACCGGATTTACCTCGACGCCAGCATTGCCCAGAGTGACGTGCGCCTGACGCGTAATGGTCGCGATTTGCTGGTGCATATTGGCGAAGATGGTCAGGTTATTCGCGTCAGCAGCTACTTCAATGAAGATGGCGCTACGGGCTACGCGGTGGATTTGATTGAGTTTGCAGATGGAACCGTCTGGGATATCGCTACGGTTAAGCAGAAAGTACAGGTTCCCACTGACGGCGCTGATGAGCTTTGGGGTTACGACGCCGTTGACGATAACCTGAAAGGGTTGAGCGGTAATGACTCGCTGTATGGCCAGGCTGGCGCGGATACATTGAGCGGCGATGCCGGTGCAGACAGTCTCAGTGGCGGTGATGGCGACGATAAGTTGTACGGCGGCGAGGGCCTCGACACTCTCAGCGGCGATAAAGGCGATGATGTGCTGGTCGGAGGCAAAGATAATGACCGCTTATACGGCGGCGCAGGTAAGGATATTTATCAAATCGCTAAAGGCGACGGCCATGACACAATCTCGGAAGAATATTCTGAAACAGTGGTGGACCGTGTGGTCTTTGGCGCAGGCATCCTGGCGGAAAATACCGTATTGCTGCGTCGTGGCTGGGACCTTCTGGTCAGCATTGATGAGGGCGCGCAAACCGTTCGAATCAATAACTACTTCAATAAAGACGCCTCTACAGGATATGCCTTGGAATTCATCGAATTTGCAGATGGAACCCTTTGGGATATCGACACAGTTAAGTCGAAGGTGCTGATTCCTACCGAAGGCCAGGATGAAATCTGGGGCTATGACGCCACTGATGACAACCTGACCGGCCTGGCGGGCAATGACGTCATCCGGGGCCAGAAAGGCAATGACGTTATCGACGCTGGCGATGGCGCGGACAAGCTCTATGGGGATGAAGGCGATGATGTGCTGACTGGCGGCAAAGGCGACGACAGCCTTGATGGCGGCGCAGGCAGCGATACCTTCCACTTCAATCTGGGTGATGGGGCCGACACTATCATCGACCGCAATCATAGTGGTTCCGACATTAACACGCTGCAATTCGGACCGGGCATCAGCAAAGATGATTTCTGGGTGCGCCGCAGCGGCGATTCCCTGGTGCTGTTCCACAAGAATATGCAGGATCGAGTCACCGTCAGCCGATATTTCGAAAACGATGGTCTTGGCGAATACGCGTTGAGCCATATTCGTTTTGACGACGGCTCGGAACTGGACCTGGACGAGCTGAAAAAGCGCGCCATTCAGCCCACCGACGATAGCGATACCATCTATGGCTTCTCCACTAACGACGTGCTGAACGGCCTGAAAGGCAATGATGTGCTTTATGGCAAAGACGGCGACGACATCATTCTGGGTCAGGAAGGCGAAGATAGGCTGTACGGCGAGAACGGCCAGGATGAACTACAGGGCGGACTGGGCGAAGACTCACTGTATGGCGGCGCCGATAATGACCGCCTGTTCGGGCAAGAAGGCAATGACACCCTCTATGGCGGCGACGGTGATGATGACCTCATTGGCGGCGTCGGCGACGACCATCTGGAAGGCGGCGCCGGCGACGATAATTATTACTTCACCAAGGGCGATGGGAAGGACTCCATTTACGATAACAATGGAAAAATCACCATCTATGTCTCTGAGATCGAACTGGATGACGTGATCTTCCGACGTAATGGTCGCCACCTGGATGTATTGTTCAAACAGACCGATACCGACAAGATCACCATTCGTGACTATTACCCAGATTTTGGCGGCATCGCTGGACGCAGCATCGGCTTCTTCCTGCCGGGTTCTGGTTTGTCGCATTTGTTTTCCGCGGAAGATATCAATGCGAAGTCCATGGAGGCCACAGAGAAGGCGGACGTGATCTACGGCGATCTGAACGATAACCGTATTGACGGCTTGCAGGGCAACGATTTGCTCAATGGCGATCGCGGTAATGACGAACTGCTTGGCGGCGCCGGCAATGACCAGCTTTTGGGCGGCCATGGCGACGATACGCTGAACGGCGGCGTGGGTGACGATACCCTGACTGGCGGCGAAGGCGCCGATACCTATCTGTTCTCCTTAGGAGACGGTAAAGATGTCATTAACAACAATGACAGCAGCGGCGTTGACGCTGTGGTCTTCGACGCCAGTGTGGCCTCTGCGGACGTCCGAGTTTCCCGCACCAGTAATAACCTGCAGCTGGATTACGGCTCAGGCGATCAAGTGCTGGTGCATGACTTCTTCCGCAACGAAGGGACCACCGGCTACGCCATCGATGAAGTACGCTTTGCGGATGGAACCGTCTGGGATAAAGAAACCCTGCTGGATATGGCGTTGATCGGCGGCGACGGCGATGAAACGCTGATCGGCTACAGCACGGACGACATCCTGAGCGGCGCCGGAGGCGCGGACACATTACTGGGTAATGATGGCGCTGATAGCCTGTCCGGTGGCGCTGGCGCGGACGACTTGCAAGGCGGGGCCGGCAATGACGTGCTGGCCGGCGACGCTGGCGACGACAAGCTGGCGGGCGGCCTGGGCGACGACCTCTATCGCTTCTCCCGTGGCGATGGCAAAGACGTCATCACCGACGCCAACGGGACGGATCGCATTGAGTTCACCGATGTTGCCTCGACTGCCGTACGCGTGCGTCGTGAAGGCGGCAACTTGGTGATTAGCGTTCCCGGTAGCGATGATCAAGTCACGATCACTGGCCAGTATCTTGGCGAGCAATTGACGCCAGCGGCTTCCAGTGTGGAAAGCGTGACGTTCAGCGATGGCGTGACCTGGGATTTCACTGCATTGATGGCGCAGGCGGTTGTCGGCAGTGCGGATGCGGACGTGATTCAGGGCTTCAGTAACGGCGAAATCATCAATACGCTGGACGGAAACGACAAGGTTCGCGCCGGCGAGGGTGATGATGAGGTCGATGGCGGCGCTGGCGATGACGAACTATACGGAGAAGGCGGCGCAGATCTGCTTAAAGGCGGCCTGGGCGCGGACCGACTCGACGGCGGCGCGGGCGAAGATCGCTTATTTGGCGGCGATGGAAACGACACCTTGTTTGGCGGTTCTGGAAGCGATGAGCTGTCGGGCGAAGTGGGCGCGGATACGCTGCATGGCGGCGACGGCCAGGATCAATTGTCCGGCGGTCTCGGTAACGATGAGCTGTTTGGCGATAGCGATGCTGATGTTCTGTCCGGCGGCGAAGGTAATGACATGTTGCACGGCGGCTCCGGCGATGACGTACTGAACGGCGACGCCGGCGATGACAAGCTGTATGGCGATGGCGGTCAGGACGAACTTTACGGCGGCGCCGGTAAGGATGAACTGTACGGCTCCGGCCAACTGTTTGGCGGCGAAGGCGAAGACTTGCTGGAAGGCCAGGGAACGCTGGACGGCGGCGACGGTAATGACGAACTGCGAGGCCAGGGTTCCGACACCCTGTTGGGCGGCGCTGGCGACGATGTGCTGATCGCCAACACTAATACCTGGACGGACACGACGAACACCCTGGCGGGTGGAGCCGGCAATGACACCCTGTACGGCTCATTTGGCGACGACACCTATCTGTTCAACCTGGGCGACGGCCGTGACACCCTGATTGAGCGCAGAGAAGGCGAGGCGTTCAACAACGTTGAGCCGTCTTCCGATATTCTGAAGTTCGGTGAAGGCGTTGAGGCGTCCGACCTGTCATTCACGCGTCGCAGTAACGATCTGATTATCGAGCATAGCAATGGCGCGGATGGGGTCACCATCAAGAACTGGTATCTGGGTTCCACTGATCATTTCAAGGTTAATCAGTTCCAGTTCGCAGATGGCGTCGTTCTCACTGACGCGGACGTTGAAGCGCGAACGGTGACGCTGGGAACCGATGCGGGCGAAACCCTGACCGGATATCGCGACCTGAACGATGAAATCCATGCGGGCGGCGGCGATGATAAAGTCTGGGGCCGGCAAGGAAACGACGCCATCTACGGCGACGCCGGGGTGGATTACCTCGATGGCGACGAAGGCGACGACCGTTTGTTTGGCGGCGAAGGCGACGACAACCTGGTGGGTCGCATTGGCGACGACTATCTGGAAGGCGGCCTCGGCGACGACAGCCTGCAAGGTAACGAAGGCGCTGATGAGCTATATGGCCAGGACGGCGAAGACAGCCTTTTCGGCGGCGCCGGCGATGACTTGCTGGATGGCGGCGCTGACAAGGATTACTTCGAAGCTGGAGCCGGTAATGACAAGGTGTTCGGCGGCGCCGGAAACGATCAGTTGAGCGGCGACGCCGGCGACGATGAACTGACCGGAGGTGAGGGCGACGATAAATACGTCTATGGCCCGGGCGACGGTCATGACGTGATCTTTAATGGCGACGGCGGTTTCGACGGCGTGCTCTTTGTGGGCGGACTGAACGA
Coding sequences within:
- a CDS encoding calcium-binding protein — encoded protein: MNTLYIESGDTDGVLDFALFGGFTHVGGDWHFVDDMGKERYELTLDGLDGGLSPTREFYFSGTGNDTYSGGEGDDYLFGNAGNDSLSGGEGIDYLEGGDGSDTLEGGEGFDTYVSDSSDTLKDSDGKGTVKLEDTTLVGGTRKEDDPENIYKSKDGRFTYELNGSVLTINGGLTINDFSNGDLGIRLETEEEPEEPPEHDPDNSVVRRDPLAFDLDNSGAVETSALAASTTYFDIDSDGIAERVGWINARDGLLVNDLNENGSIDDINELFGGANVDGFEALRVAGDENEDGVIDAKDAIYSKLQVWTDTNQDGLSQEGELHSLQDLGIEAIKLDHETVDKDSNGNRIIAEGSIIRNGEEAYAAAFDLQLDNRITKDPGSHTLNQSVLQDLLQRGIQLPLLRGFGSVKDLQTVYAQNETTLALVQSLANSDAKTVYDNFEKVLADWSGLTALREQAGLDTSKPLSTPEKLWILESFSGLSQFKETIESQFAEGKSPYVSRINTSYLNERFHALSMHFANRFLAQSVLADAFSGALYSISSNKMMVTDGEKLQASLAEYAKNVSSKDDAALLAQVYSAFRTQLNIDENAVAAQLQGHENASVFHDLLTGALQDVSIWNNNYSGSEGHSYIIGSAGADRLNGNGGDDVLEGREGSDTLTGGKGSDRIVGGVGDDNLQGGEGDDRYEFSAGDGRDVINNSNAAGEDRIYLDASIAQSDVRLTRNGRDLLVHIGEDGQVIRVSSYFNEDGATGYAVDLIEFADGTVWDIATVKQKVQVPTDGADELWGYDAVDDNLKGLSGNDSLYGQAGADTLSGDAGADSLSGGDGDDKLYGGEGLDTLSGDKGDDVLVGGKDNDRLYGGAGKDIYQIAKGDGHDTISEEYSETVVDRVVFGAGILAENTVLLRRGWDLLVSIDEGAQTVRINNYFNKDASTGYALEFIEFADGTLWDIDTVKSKVLIPTEGQDEIWGYDATDDNLTGLAGNDVIRGQKGNDVIDAGDGADKLYGDEGDDVLTGGKGDDSLDGGAGSDTFHFNLGDGADTIIDRNHSGSDINTLQFGPGISKDDFWVRRSGDSLVLFHKNMQDRVTVSRYFENDGLGEYALSHIRFDDGSELDLDELKKRAIQPTDDSDTIYGFSTNDVLNGLKGNDVLYGKDGDDIILGQEGEDRLYGENGQDELQGGLGEDSLYGGADNDRLFGQEGNDTLYGGDGDDDLIGGVGDDHLEGGAGDDNYYFTKGDGKDSIYDNNGKITIYVSEIELDDVIFRRNGRHLDVLFKQTDTDKITIRDYYPDFGGIAGRSIGFFLPGSGLSHLFSAEDINAKSMEATEKADVIYGDLNDNRIDGLQGNDLLNGDRGNDELLGGAGNDQLLGGHGDDTLNGGVGDDTLTGGEGADTYLFSLGDGKDVINNNDSSGVDAVVFDASVASADVRVSRTSNNLQLDYGSGDQVLVHDFFRNEGTTGYAIDEVRFADGTVWDKETLLDMALIGGDGDETLIGYSTDDILSGAGGADTLLGNDGADSLSGGAGADDLQGGAGNDVLAGDAGDDKLAGGLGDDLYRFSRGDGKDVITDANGTDRIEFTDVASTAVRVRREGGNLVISVPGSDDQVTITGQYLGEQLTPAASSVESVTFSDGVTWDFTALMAQAVVGSADADVIQGFSNGEIINTLDGNDKVRAGEGDDEVDGGAGDDELYGEGGADLLKGGLGADRLDGGAGEDRLFGGDGNDTLFGGSGSDELSGEVGADTLHGGDGQDQLSGGLGNDELFGDSDADVLSGGEGNDMLHGGSGDDVLNGDAGDDKLYGDGGQDELYGGAGKDELYGSGQLFGGEGEDLLEGQGTLDGGDGNDELRGQGSDTLLGGAGDDVLIANTNTWTDTTNTLAGGAGNDTLYGSFGDDTYLFNLGDGRDTLIERREGEAFNNVEPSSDILKFGEGVEASDLSFTRRSNDLIIEHSNGADGVTIKNWYLGSTDHFKVNQFQFADGVVLTDADVEARTVTLGTDAGETLTGYRDLNDEIHAGGGDDKVWGRQGNDAIYGDAGVDYLDGDEGDDRLFGGEGDDNLVGRIGDDYLEGGLGDDSLQGNEGADELYGQDGEDSLFGGAGDDLLDGGADKDYFEAGAGNDKVFGGAGNDQLSGDAGDDELTGGEGDDKYVYGPGDGHDVIFNGDGGFDGVLFVGGLNESRLTFSRDGDDLLIAIDDGVNDSVRVKDHFKGGDFAIDWVQPDGSSMINTANINKLAAGGDPDDGGSNGEYDNVMEGTEAGEQIAGTNGKNLIRGLGGGDTIFAFGGDDRIEGGDGGDHLYGGNGSGVGSGNDVIIGGDGNDVLVGEDGDDLLFGGAGDDHYYYKAGQGVDVIDASGGGSDWVFFLDGLNRSRLSYHQDGDDLVILVDGDLAQQVRVKDHFLGGEHAIAYVQPTDGGNAIRASSLVGMLTPMPDGSGGDNGDGTDNGGGTDTGGDNGGTDNNGGTDNNGGDSGNGDGETPQPQLGEDDVINGSDADDTLIGGSGDDTLSGGAGDDLLLGGVGDDVYVYTGGQDVLRDAAGVDTLRFGGGITFGQVSSGLTKAGNDLVLKVSGGGQVTLTDFFLGGDALVENIEFETGGQISAQQIFGVFGLSIPAASVYDQTVDGTQNGDSALTAGDGRDLVRGFNGNDTLNGGKGDDLLIGGRGDDVYVFNAGGGKDVIDNTGGGFDTLRFEGISFGQVSSGLQRNGDHLTLNVSGGSDSVTLKNFFKGGDHAIDRIEFASGGQITGDQIFGVFGMSNPDSDGSPNYSGLPDERGFGTVTIAEAGADVIFGSSDGDLIDGGAGDDHLTGGRGDDYLIGGAGNDTYHFAAGDGRDTINDYAGAGEDQLQFAAGVDEQNLWFSRDGEDLVMDLLGSQDQVRVQSWFADNSQQLEMVRTDDAVIDAGRIEQLVSAMAAFDAPVGGEITLSEEQQSQVNAAIAASWQSA